In Leptolyngbya sp. FACHB-261, a genomic segment contains:
- the rph gene encoding ribonuclease PH, with the protein MASSRPDGRRLDQLRPVRFERQYTRFSSGSVLAHCGDTRVLCTVSIEETVPPFLNGTGQGWVTAEYRLLPGSTPRRQARETLKLSGRTQEIQRLIGRSLRAAIDLKALGPRTLLVDADVLQADGGTRTTAITGSYVAVVEALLGLQSQGLLTELPIRAPVAAISVGLLEGEARLDLNYPEDVAASVDLNVVMTEHQGELSLVEVQGTAEGDPFSRKDLDQMLDLATVGIKELILAQQQVLQP; encoded by the coding sequence ATGGCAAGCAGTAGACCAGATGGACGGCGGCTGGACCAGTTGAGACCTGTGCGCTTTGAACGCCAATATACTCGCTTCTCATCCGGATCAGTCTTGGCGCATTGTGGTGACACGCGGGTGCTGTGCACGGTCTCCATTGAGGAAACTGTCCCCCCGTTCCTCAACGGCACTGGTCAAGGCTGGGTGACTGCCGAATATCGCCTGCTGCCTGGTTCTACGCCCCGCCGTCAGGCCCGCGAGACGCTCAAGCTTTCAGGGCGCACCCAAGAGATTCAACGCTTAATCGGGCGTAGCCTGCGGGCTGCAATTGACCTCAAAGCGCTAGGGCCTCGAACTCTACTGGTCGATGCAGACGTGCTACAAGCTGATGGCGGCACGCGCACGACAGCCATTACTGGCAGTTATGTGGCTGTGGTTGAAGCCCTTCTGGGCCTTCAAAGCCAAGGACTTCTGACAGAGTTGCCCATCCGAGCTCCAGTCGCCGCCATTTCTGTAGGCCTACTAGAGGGCGAAGCCCGGCTCGATCTAAACTACCCCGAAGACGTTGCTGCCAGCGTTGACCTCAATGTCGTGATGACTGAGCATCAGGGGGAGCTGTCTTTGGTGGAGGTTCAAGGCACTGCTGAGGGCGATCCCTTCAGCCGCAAAGATTTAGATCAGATGCTGGATCTGGCCACCGTTGGCATCAAAGAATTGATTCTAGCCCAGCAACAAGTTCTGCAACCATAG